One Actinosynnema pretiosum DNA segment encodes these proteins:
- a CDS encoding ADP-ribosylglycohydrolase family protein, with protein sequence MPLPEALTSLDGLSTGDAFGAQFFVPGTSPETLTPGPPPWPWTDDTQMACLVTAELRDRGEIVQDRLAAAFAEHCDPYRGYGPGAITILRRLRDGVPWREAAAGAFGGGSLGNGAAMRVAPVGAFFADDLDAVVEQATRSAEVTHAHPEGVDGAVAVALAAARPDAVFEAALDRLRPGAVRDAVALAESLLGRSPEEAVHHLGNGSRPTALTSVPLVLWIAATHAHDYRAAIGACVRAGGDVDTTAAMVGGVVRAPVPPEWLAAREPLPQDLRNSLLPNHTSGS encoded by the coding sequence ATGCCCCTACCCGAAGCCCTGACCTCACTCGACGGCCTCTCCACCGGCGACGCCTTCGGCGCCCAGTTCTTCGTCCCCGGCACCTCCCCCGAGACCCTCACCCCCGGCCCGCCCCCGTGGCCGTGGACCGACGACACCCAGATGGCCTGCCTGGTCACCGCCGAGCTGCGCGACCGGGGCGAGATCGTGCAGGACCGCCTGGCCGCCGCGTTCGCCGAGCACTGCGACCCGTACCGGGGTTACGGCCCCGGCGCGATCACGATCCTGCGCCGGCTCCGCGACGGCGTCCCCTGGCGCGAGGCCGCGGCCGGCGCGTTCGGCGGCGGGTCGCTCGGCAACGGGGCCGCGATGCGCGTCGCCCCGGTCGGCGCGTTCTTCGCCGACGACCTGGACGCCGTGGTCGAGCAGGCCACCCGCTCCGCCGAGGTCACCCACGCGCACCCCGAGGGCGTTGACGGCGCGGTGGCGGTCGCGCTCGCCGCCGCGCGCCCGGACGCGGTGTTCGAGGCGGCGCTGGACCGGTTGCGGCCCGGCGCGGTCCGCGACGCCGTCGCGCTCGCCGAGAGCCTGCTGGGCCGCTCGCCGGAGGAAGCCGTCCACCACCTCGGCAACGGTTCCCGCCCCACCGCGCTCACCAGCGTCCCGCTCGTCCTGTGGATCGCCGCCACCCACGCGCACGACTACCGCGCCGCGATCGGCGCCTGCGTGCGCGCGGGCGGGGACGTGGACACCACCGCCGCGATGGTGGGCGGCGTCGTCCGCGCGCCCGTCCCGCCGGAGTGGCTGGCCGCGCGCGAGCCGCTGCCTCAGGACCTGCGGAACAGCTTGTTGCCCAACCACACCAGCGGGTCGTAG
- a CDS encoding MerR family transcriptional regulator translates to MLIGELATATGTTPRALRHYEQTGLLTSTRATNGYRAYPHAAVTRVGNTRCLLAVGLPLEDVREFEPCLDGDVLTAPPSERGLRVAHDRLAAALERV, encoded by the coding sequence GTGCTGATCGGAGAACTGGCGACCGCCACCGGGACCACCCCGCGCGCCCTGCGGCACTACGAGCAGACCGGCCTGCTGACCTCGACCCGCGCCACCAACGGCTACCGCGCCTACCCGCACGCGGCGGTGACGCGGGTCGGGAACACCCGCTGCCTGCTGGCGGTCGGCCTGCCCCTGGAGGACGTGCGCGAGTTCGAACCGTGCCTGGACGGCGACGTGCTGACCGCGCCACCGTCCGAGCGCGGCCTGCGCGTGGCCCACGACCGCCTGGCCGCCGCGCTGGAGCGGGTGTGA